In the genome of Brachionichthys hirsutus isolate HB-005 chromosome 23, CSIRO-AGI_Bhir_v1, whole genome shotgun sequence, one region contains:
- the nat16 gene encoding histidine N-acetyltransferase, translating into MKIDTSLITPQLPEALSQAGLQFTVATEDDFDDIMAMSQDIYGGLDYLPTRYNSWMQEANRTVILARKQGKVIALESVCVIDNGETMLVEGLRVAPQERGKGVAGVLLRFCSELVKTKYPEVKVTRLTRDDQLGPKDFQKYRVITKQGILLVRFRAEDLRSCLSEVGLGRNSESSTSNPSPVLLDPTAIQRLYLTTDLMHGVLPNTTIIQDWQPFKPVPSNMAILLKKDIDWMVDDMSSPTVASLCTFPFRVPIGDDWYYLNIDMFGKDLDLVRQQYLCHLQRHTAALKGHVMCQMFLDPPLWKPMAEFCLSTLKVELVKEYTDQYVVESDVV; encoded by the exons ATGAAGATTGATACCAGCCTGATTACGCCCCAGCTTCCAGAGGCCCTGTCCCAGGCAGGCCTTCAGTTCACTGTGGCCACCGAGGATGACTTCGATGACATCATGGCCATGAGCCAGGACATTTACGGAGGCCTCGACTACCTGCCCACGAGATACAACAGCTGGATGCAGGAGGCCAACCGCACAGTGATCCTGGCCCGCAAACAGGGCAAAGTG ATTGCTCTGGAGTCGGTGTGTGTGATCGACAACGGGGAGACCATGTTGGTGGAGGGTCTCCGTGTTGCCCCTCAGGAGAGGGGAAAGGGTGTGGCAGGGGTTCTGCTGCGCTTTTGCTCTGAGCTGGTCAAAACAAAGTACCCAGAGGTCAAAGTCACCCGCTTGACCCGTGATGATCAACTTGGACCTAAAGATTTCCAGAAGTATCGTGTGATAACTAAGCAG GGTATTCTGCTGGTGCGCTTCAGAGCTGAAGACCTTAGGTCCTGTCTCTCTGAGGTGGGTCTTGGTAGAAACAGTGAATCTTCCACCTCCAACCCTTCTCCAGTGCTTCTGGACCCTACAGCAATCCAACGGCTCTATCTGACCACTGACCTGATGCATGGGGTCCTCCCTAACACCACCATTATTCAAGACTGGCAGCCGTTCAAACCTGTGCCGAGTAATATGGCCATCCTTCTGAAGAAAGACATTGACTGGATGGTGGATGATATGTCCAGTCCCACTGTGGCCAGTCTTTGCACCTTCCCTTTCAGGGTGCCCATCGGAGACGACTG GTACTACCTGAACATTGACATGTTCGGCAAAGACCTGGACCTGGTCCGGCAGCAGTATCTGTGCCATCTGCAGCGCCACACCGCTGCTCTTAAGGGTCATGTGATGTGCCAGATGTTCCTCGATCCACCGCTCTGGAAGCCCATGGCCGAATTCTGTCTCAGCACGTTGAAGGTGGAGCTGGTGAAGGAGTACACGGATCAGTACGTGGTGGAGTCGGACGTGGTGTAG